From Pseudonocardia autotrophica, one genomic window encodes:
- the mftM gene encoding mycofactocin oligosaccharide methyltransferase MftM, producing the protein MIDTDRLSNDLAGWLDRTLVQPGLLPAERFEEAFVACVASAAKDPEFPDDAWLAFYRNTLDALAGEPEPGGTNAETAPVHAHARTLVVGDDVLELGCCFGFLSLQLARDGHRVTATDLTGGTVGLLARMAPQLGADVETHVADARAVALPDRCADTVFAVHLIEHLPEADGDEVVAEMLRLARRRVVVAVPFEDEPNPAWGHVRTFDTAVLDRIGARTGRPFEVTEHHGGWLVVDL; encoded by the coding sequence ATGATCGACACCGACCGGCTCAGCAACGATCTCGCCGGCTGGCTGGACCGCACCCTCGTCCAGCCGGGGCTGCTGCCCGCCGAGCGGTTCGAGGAGGCGTTCGTGGCCTGTGTCGCGAGCGCGGCGAAGGACCCGGAGTTCCCCGACGACGCCTGGCTCGCTTTCTACCGCAACACCCTCGACGCGCTGGCCGGCGAACCGGAGCCGGGCGGGACGAACGCCGAGACCGCCCCGGTGCACGCCCACGCCCGCACCCTCGTCGTCGGCGACGACGTCCTGGAGCTGGGCTGCTGTTTCGGCTTCCTGTCCCTGCAGCTGGCCCGCGACGGGCACCGGGTCACCGCCACCGACCTCACCGGCGGCACGGTCGGCCTGCTGGCCCGGATGGCCCCGCAGCTGGGTGCCGACGTCGAGACGCACGTCGCCGACGCGCGCGCCGTCGCGCTGCCGGACCGCTGCGCCGACACCGTGTTCGCGGTGCACCTCATCGAGCACCTGCCCGAGGCCGACGGCGACGAGGTGGTCGCCGAGATGCTGCGTCTGGCCCGGCGGCGGGTCGTCGTCGCCGTCCCGTTCGAGGACGAGCCGAACCCGGCCTGGGGGCACGTGCGGACCTTCGACACGGCCGTCCTGGACCGGATCGGCGCGCGTACCGGGCGCCCGTTCGAGGTCACCGAGCATCACGGCGGCTGGCTGGTCGTCGATCTCTGA
- a CDS encoding DUF418 domain-containing protein — protein sequence MSGPRLAAPDVLRGLAIAGTFATNVWVFADPRGPAAVFAGFAGGWWLDAVLRAVANGKFLALLTLLFGIGMELQYRSAVRRGLRWPGRYLIRAGILFAEGLLHYVLVFEFDVLMGYAIASVLVAWLVGRSRTVRLVAAGLAGAFVVLVVGAVTLGAFAQTGDPVLPPYPATWTGQVWLRLTQPLLFRIELVLIVPSAVVLFLAGAALLRAGVFDDGGARLRRTLMLLGSAGVLLNVVAVLAGPAWFAVERYLVAPLVAAGLLGLVPEVLNRMRDPAGPVRRGLTAIGRTAMTCYVGQNILAALLFHAWGFGLSGALAGMAPPARTALVVAVWAGVMTASAVASACWLRSHDRGPLESIAHRAAGPGAPGVPGGLRDRRPASRRDAR from the coding sequence GTGTCCGGGCCTAGGCTCGCCGCGCCGGACGTCCTGCGCGGGCTGGCCATCGCCGGCACCTTCGCGACCAACGTGTGGGTGTTCGCCGATCCGCGCGGGCCCGCTGCGGTGTTCGCCGGGTTCGCCGGCGGCTGGTGGCTCGACGCCGTGTTGCGCGCGGTCGCGAACGGGAAGTTCCTGGCGCTGCTGACGCTGCTGTTCGGGATCGGGATGGAGCTGCAGTACCGCTCCGCGGTGCGCCGCGGGCTGCGGTGGCCGGGGCGCTACCTGATCCGGGCCGGGATCCTGTTCGCCGAGGGCCTGCTGCACTACGTGCTGGTGTTCGAGTTCGACGTGCTGATGGGCTACGCGATCGCGTCGGTGCTGGTGGCCTGGCTGGTCGGGCGGTCGCGGACGGTGCGGCTGGTCGCCGCCGGGCTGGCCGGCGCGTTCGTCGTGCTGGTCGTCGGGGCGGTCACCCTCGGCGCGTTCGCGCAGACCGGCGATCCGGTGCTCCCGCCGTACCCGGCGACCTGGACCGGGCAGGTGTGGCTGCGGCTCACCCAGCCGCTGCTGTTCCGGATCGAGCTGGTGCTGATCGTGCCGTCGGCGGTGGTGCTGTTCCTGGCCGGTGCGGCGCTGCTGCGCGCCGGGGTGTTCGACGACGGCGGCGCCCGGCTCCGGCGGACGCTGATGCTGCTCGGATCGGCCGGGGTGCTGCTGAACGTGGTGGCGGTGCTCGCCGGGCCGGCCTGGTTCGCCGTCGAGCGTTACCTGGTCGCGCCGCTGGTGGCGGCCGGGTTGCTCGGGCTGGTGCCGGAGGTGCTGAACCGGATGCGCGACCCGGCCGGGCCGGTGCGGCGCGGCCTGACGGCGATCGGCCGGACGGCGATGACCTGCTACGTCGGCCAGAACATCCTGGCCGCGCTGCTGTTCCACGCCTGGGGGTTCGGGCTGAGCGGCGCGCTCGCCGGGATGGCCCCACCGGCCCGTACGGCCCTCGTGGTCGCGGTCTGGGCCGGGGTGATGACGGCGTCCGCGGTGGCGTCGGCGTGCTGGCTGCGGTCGCACGACCGGGGCCCGCTGGAGTCGATCGCGCACCGCGCGGCCGGCCCCGGAGCTCCCGGAGTTCCCGGCGGTCTCAGAGATCGACGACCAGCCAGCCGCCGTGATGCTCGGTGA
- a CDS encoding sensor histidine kinase: MLRVRADLRTDLRGLPLPVRDAGVALGWFAFGLLLMWALPDVGVPWSGDGGGMTVPAVTVLALACLGAVLRRALAPAGLALGTLALAVGVVWQSRTDVGTLVVFTDLLYCAVRYPPRRTAQIVAVCSGIVVALLAGAALVFGGGRLAILSLFNLVLVVGVPTVWGLEVRRHADIAEVERARAREAARAAARERDAAVAEERARMARDLHDVVAGRLSAIALQSEAALHSGADPAMMRRVLGTVRESGVAALGEMRTMIGLLRTGGPHDPHTAPARLSELDRLLDEVRAAGLTVRHVDDRPPGTEVGAPVELAGFRIVQESLTNAAKHAPGAPVAVRLRTVGEELVIEVRNEPGSRPATEGPALHGGTGLAGLAERARAVGGTLVAGPDGDGWLVRAALPFGGGTR; encoded by the coding sequence GTGCTCCGTGTCCGTGCCGATCTCCGTACCGATCTGCGCGGGCTGCCGCTGCCGGTCCGGGACGCCGGGGTCGCGCTCGGCTGGTTCGCGTTCGGGCTGTTGCTGATGTGGGCGCTCCCGGATGTGGGGGTGCCGTGGTCCGGGGACGGCGGCGGGATGACGGTCCCGGCGGTCACCGTGCTGGCGCTCGCCTGCCTGGGTGCGGTGCTGCGGCGGGCGCTGGCCCCGGCCGGGCTGGCCCTCGGCACGCTGGCGCTGGCCGTGGGGGTGGTCTGGCAGTCGCGCACCGACGTCGGGACCCTGGTGGTGTTCACCGATCTGCTCTACTGCGCCGTCCGGTACCCGCCGCGGCGCACCGCGCAGATCGTCGCGGTCTGCTCCGGGATCGTGGTGGCACTGCTCGCCGGGGCCGCGCTGGTGTTCGGCGGCGGGCGGCTGGCGATCCTGAGCCTGTTCAATCTGGTCCTGGTCGTCGGTGTGCCCACGGTGTGGGGGCTGGAGGTGCGCCGGCACGCCGACATCGCCGAGGTCGAGCGCGCCCGCGCCCGGGAGGCGGCCAGGGCGGCGGCCAGGGAACGGGACGCGGCGGTCGCCGAGGAACGGGCCCGGATGGCCCGCGACCTGCACGACGTCGTCGCGGGGCGGCTGTCGGCGATCGCGCTGCAGTCGGAGGCCGCGCTGCACTCCGGCGCCGATCCGGCGATGATGCGCCGGGTGCTCGGCACCGTCCGCGAGTCCGGGGTGGCGGCACTCGGCGAGATGCGCACGATGATCGGGCTGCTGCGCACCGGCGGCCCGCACGACCCGCACACCGCACCGGCCCGGCTGTCCGAGCTGGACCGGCTGCTCGACGAGGTCCGCGCCGCCGGGCTGACCGTCCGCCACGTCGACGATCGCCCCCCGGGGACCGAGGTCGGTGCCCCCGTCGAGCTCGCCGGCTTCCGGATCGTGCAGGAGTCGCTGACCAACGCGGCGAAGCACGCCCCCGGCGCGCCGGTCGCCGTCCGGCTGCGGACCGTCGGGGAGGAGCTCGTCATCGAGGTCCGCAACGAGCCGGGCAGCCGACCGGCGACCGAGGGCCCGGCGCTGCACGGTGGCACCGGCCTGGCCGGTCTGGCCGAGCGGGCCCGCGCGGTCGGCGGCACCCTGGTCGCGGGGCCGGACGGCGACGGCTGGCTGGTCCGCGCCGCACTCCCGTTCGGCGGAGGTACCCGGTGA
- a CDS encoding response regulator transcription factor, protein MSIRVVVADDQEAVRTGLVLILGSAPDIEVVAEVGDGLAAVRAAAEHRPDVVLMDIRMPGIDGIEATRRILAATSIELPGSPQVLVLTTFDLDELVDGALAAGAAGFLLKSVDAVRLTDGVRAVARGEGVLAPEVTRRVISRYAGSPRPARVPGLDRLTARETDVLAGLGRGLSNAELSAELVISEGTTKTHVSRVLAKLGLRSRTQAAIAAQEAGLV, encoded by the coding sequence GTGAGCATCCGCGTGGTGGTGGCGGACGACCAGGAGGCGGTCCGCACCGGGCTGGTGCTGATCCTGGGGTCCGCCCCCGACATCGAGGTCGTCGCCGAGGTCGGGGACGGGCTCGCCGCGGTGCGCGCGGCCGCGGAGCACCGGCCCGACGTGGTGCTGATGGACATCCGGATGCCCGGGATCGACGGCATCGAGGCGACCCGCCGGATACTCGCCGCGACGAGCATCGAGCTGCCGGGATCCCCGCAGGTGCTGGTGCTGACCACGTTCGATCTCGACGAGCTCGTCGACGGCGCGCTCGCCGCGGGGGCGGCCGGGTTCCTGCTGAAGTCGGTCGACGCCGTCCGGCTGACCGACGGGGTGCGCGCCGTCGCCCGCGGCGAGGGCGTACTGGCGCCGGAGGTGACCCGCCGGGTGATCAGCCGCTACGCGGGCTCCCCCCGGCCGGCACGGGTCCCCGGGCTGGACCGGCTCACCGCCCGCGAGACCGACGTGCTCGCCGGGCTCGGCCGGGGGCTGTCCAACGCGGAGCTCTCGGCGGAGCTGGTGATCTCGGAGGGGACGACGAAGACGCACGTCTCCCGGGTACTGGCGAAGCTGGGGCTGCGCTCACGCACCCAGGCCGCGATCGCCGCCCAGGAGGCGGGGCTGGTCTGA
- a CDS encoding FAD binding domain-containing protein, whose protein sequence is MIPLAFDYARPDTLDDAIALLAEKGEDASVLAGGHSLIPVMKVRLGAPEFVIDIGRLRELSYITLDEAAGEVAIGAGTKHRDVVDSELLAAEVPLLPAVARTVGDPQIRARGTLGGTLAHADPAADLPAAALALDATVVLQGPRGKRNVPIGEFYTGVFSTVREPDELIVEIRFPRSGDAGWAYEKFTRRSNDWAIVAVAVSGDRIGLVNMGSTSLRATATEQALAEGRSIAEAAALAAEGTEPPSDTHGSPAYRTHLVQVLTRRALETSRGQR, encoded by the coding sequence ATGATTCCCCTCGCGTTCGACTACGCCCGCCCGGACACCCTCGACGACGCCATCGCGCTGCTCGCCGAGAAGGGTGAGGACGCCAGCGTGCTGGCCGGCGGCCACTCGCTGATCCCGGTGATGAAGGTGCGCCTCGGCGCGCCCGAGTTCGTGATCGACATCGGCCGGCTGCGGGAGCTCTCCTACATCACGCTGGACGAGGCCGCAGGCGAGGTCGCCATCGGTGCCGGGACCAAGCACCGGGACGTGGTGGACTCCGAGCTGCTCGCGGCCGAGGTCCCGCTGCTGCCCGCCGTCGCCCGCACCGTGGGTGACCCGCAGATCCGGGCCCGCGGCACCCTGGGCGGCACCCTCGCGCACGCCGACCCGGCGGCCGACCTGCCGGCCGCGGCGCTCGCGCTGGACGCCACGGTGGTCCTGCAGGGGCCGCGCGGGAAGCGGAACGTGCCGATCGGCGAGTTCTACACCGGGGTGTTCTCCACCGTCCGCGAGCCGGACGAGCTGATCGTGGAGATCCGGTTCCCGCGCAGCGGGGACGCCGGCTGGGCCTACGAGAAGTTCACCCGGCGCAGCAACGACTGGGCGATCGTCGCCGTCGCGGTCTCCGGCGACCGGATCGGCCTGGTCAACATGGGGTCGACGTCGCTGCGGGCCACCGCGACCGAGCAGGCACTCGCCGAGGGGCGCTCGATCGCCGAGGCGGCCGCGCTGGCCGCCGAGGGGACCGAGCCGCCGTCGGACACGCACGGCAGCCCCGCCTACCGGACGCACCTGGTGCAGGTGCTCACCCGGCGGGCGCTGGAGACGTCCCGCGGGCAGCGCTGA
- a CDS encoding (2Fe-2S)-binding protein yields MKVEITVNGERTSADVEPRQLLAHYLRDSVGLKATNIGCDTTSCGACTVLLDGEAVKSCTVLSVQADQQAVTTMEGLDGASDGRPEHPVTKAFHAEHGLQCGFCTPGMVMSAVSLISHDSDLDERKVREGLEGNLCRCTGYHNIVRAVLVAAGKDPDAEQKSEAESDALRTAPGFSRGEAGA; encoded by the coding sequence GTGAAGGTAGAGATCACCGTCAACGGCGAGCGCACCAGCGCCGACGTCGAGCCCCGGCAGCTGCTCGCGCACTACCTGCGCGACTCGGTCGGGCTGAAGGCCACCAACATCGGCTGCGACACCACGTCCTGCGGCGCCTGCACGGTGCTGCTCGACGGTGAGGCCGTCAAGTCGTGCACGGTGCTGTCGGTGCAGGCCGACCAGCAGGCCGTCACCACGATGGAGGGCCTCGACGGCGCCTCCGACGGCCGCCCGGAGCACCCCGTCACCAAGGCGTTCCACGCCGAGCACGGTCTGCAGTGCGGGTTCTGCACCCCGGGCATGGTCATGTCGGCGGTGTCGCTGATCAGCCACGACAGCGACCTGGACGAGCGCAAGGTCCGGGAGGGCCTGGAGGGCAACCTCTGCCGCTGCACCGGGTACCACAACATCGTCCGTGCGGTGCTCGTCGCGGCCGGCAAGGACCCGGACGCCGAGCAGAAGTCCGAGGCCGAGTCCGACGCGCTGCGCACCGCACCGGGCTTCTCCCGCGGAGAGGCAGGCGCATGA
- a CDS encoding xanthine dehydrogenase family protein molybdopterin-binding subunit — MSILGTRVVRTEDPVFLTRGATYTDDLTDERLTGALHLTLVRSPLAHATISSIDTAAALDAPGVVAVVTGADLDIAPALLFPGANKAMTRPFLATDRVRFVGEPVAAVLTDEFYQGEDAAELVDVEYEPLPVVIDPLAAADDETLLFPEAGTNTAAAYGHDSEPDADFFSGCEVVVTRDLVNQRLAAAPLETRAASAFWEGDHLTVYMSNQNAQGGRDEVAGWLGLDKDKVRVILPDVGGGFGAKIGSDPEFALVAWLARQQGRPVRWNESRSENMTGMVQGRAQRQTITIGGTRAGKVTHYRLDVVQDLGAYPRLGTFLPMFTRMMAPGTYDIENVDSRARAVVTNTTSIAAYRGAGRPEATAAIERAMDLFAAEIGKDPAEVRKLNVVAPEKFPFTTKGGVEYDSGEFAKAIDLALAESGYEGLRAEQKARRERGDVRQLGIGVSSYVEITGGGAFAEDASAQVHEDGTVTVLTGTSPHGQGHATAWAMLASEQLGIGLDKITVKHGDTDLVPRGGGTMGSRSLQTGGVAVHQASGELVDLAKQRAADLLEASVDDLELDPENAAITVAGVPGKSVTLAELASREELKVETTWDGKKPTFPFGAHVCVVEVDTESGKVTVERIVAVDDAGPILNPLLCDGQRHGGIAQGIAQALLEEVMYDEEGQPLTGTFADYGIPSAAELPSFDLVEMTTPTPVNPMGYKGIGEAGTIGSTPATQSAVIDALSHLGITHIDMPLTPMRVWEAISEAGK, encoded by the coding sequence ATGAGCATCTTGGGCACCCGCGTCGTCCGCACCGAGGATCCGGTCTTCCTCACGCGCGGCGCGACCTACACCGACGACCTGACCGACGAACGGCTGACCGGGGCGTTGCACCTGACGCTCGTCCGCTCGCCGCTGGCCCACGCGACGATCTCCTCGATCGACACCGCGGCCGCACTCGACGCGCCCGGCGTGGTCGCGGTGGTCACCGGGGCCGATCTCGACATCGCGCCGGCGCTGCTGTTCCCGGGCGCGAACAAGGCGATGACGCGGCCGTTCCTGGCGACCGACCGGGTGCGCTTCGTCGGCGAGCCGGTCGCCGCCGTGCTGACCGACGAGTTCTACCAGGGCGAGGACGCCGCCGAGCTGGTCGACGTCGAGTACGAGCCGCTGCCGGTGGTGATCGATCCGCTCGCCGCCGCCGACGACGAGACCCTGCTCTTCCCGGAGGCCGGCACCAACACCGCCGCCGCCTACGGGCACGACTCCGAGCCGGATGCGGACTTCTTCTCCGGCTGCGAGGTCGTGGTGACCCGGGACCTGGTGAACCAGCGCCTGGCCGCCGCGCCGCTGGAGACGCGGGCCGCGAGCGCGTTCTGGGAGGGCGACCACCTCACCGTCTACATGTCGAACCAGAACGCCCAGGGCGGCCGCGACGAGGTCGCCGGCTGGCTGGGCCTGGACAAGGACAAGGTCCGGGTGATCCTGCCCGACGTCGGTGGCGGATTCGGCGCGAAGATCGGCTCCGATCCGGAGTTCGCGCTGGTCGCGTGGCTCGCGCGGCAGCAGGGTCGTCCGGTGCGCTGGAACGAGTCCCGCTCGGAGAACATGACCGGGATGGTGCAGGGCCGCGCCCAGCGCCAGACCATCACGATCGGCGGCACCCGCGCCGGGAAGGTGACCCACTACCGGCTCGACGTCGTGCAGGACCTGGGCGCCTACCCGCGCCTGGGCACCTTCCTGCCGATGTTCACCCGGATGATGGCGCCGGGCACCTACGACATCGAGAACGTCGACTCGCGCGCCCGCGCCGTCGTCACCAACACCACCTCGATCGCCGCCTACCGTGGCGCCGGGCGCCCGGAGGCCACCGCCGCGATCGAGCGCGCGATGGACCTGTTCGCCGCCGAGATCGGCAAGGACCCGGCCGAGGTGCGCAAGCTCAACGTCGTCGCCCCGGAGAAGTTCCCGTTCACCACCAAGGGCGGCGTCGAGTACGACTCCGGCGAGTTCGCCAAGGCGATCGACCTGGCGCTCGCCGAGTCCGGCTACGAGGGGCTGCGCGCGGAGCAGAAGGCGCGCCGCGAGCGTGGCGACGTGCGGCAGCTCGGCATCGGCGTGTCGTCCTACGTGGAGATCACCGGCGGTGGCGCCTTCGCCGAGGACGCCTCGGCGCAGGTGCACGAGGACGGCACCGTCACCGTGCTGACCGGTACCTCCCCGCACGGCCAGGGGCACGCGACGGCGTGGGCGATGCTCGCGTCCGAGCAGCTCGGGATCGGCCTGGACAAGATCACCGTCAAGCACGGGGACACCGATCTGGTGCCGCGTGGCGGGGGCACGATGGGCTCCCGCTCGCTGCAGACCGGTGGCGTCGCGGTGCACCAGGCGTCCGGTGAGCTGGTCGATCTCGCCAAGCAGCGCGCCGCCGACCTGCTCGAGGCCAGTGTGGACGACCTCGAGCTGGACCCGGAGAACGCCGCGATCACCGTGGCCGGCGTCCCCGGGAAGTCGGTGACGCTGGCCGAGCTGGCGTCCCGCGAGGAGCTGAAGGTCGAGACCACCTGGGACGGCAAGAAGCCGACCTTCCCGTTCGGCGCGCACGTCTGCGTCGTCGAGGTCGACACCGAGTCCGGCAAGGTCACCGTCGAGCGGATCGTCGCGGTCGACGACGCGGGGCCGATCCTGAACCCGCTGCTCTGCGACGGGCAGCGGCACGGCGGCATCGCCCAGGGCATCGCGCAGGCGCTGCTCGAGGAGGTGATGTACGACGAGGAGGGGCAGCCGCTCACCGGTACCTTCGCCGACTACGGCATCCCCTCCGCGGCCGAGCTCCCGAGCTTCGACCTGGTCGAGATGACCACCCCGACCCCGGTCAACCCGATGGGCTACAAGGGCATCGGCGAGGCCGGGACGATCGGATCCACCCCGGCGACACAGAGCGCCGTCATCGACGCCCTGTCGCACCTGGGTATCACGCACATCGACATGCCCCTGACCCCCATGCGGGTCTGGGAGGCCATTTCGGAGGCCGGCAAGTGA
- a CDS encoding MmyB family transcriptional regulator: protein MHERVPRAGLVKVSAGDDRCSAADRVVRPSVLQLLERLDAEPALVIDRCGEVLARSTGTDRLGLPVTANIARFVVTDPRAGDLLDDRDALADEWAARLRSAAELGDGPAAALAAELGAAPGSDFGARYRAAVRIPAWSGTERWSGRSWHYEAPELPGTPEHRLLVYLSDSSHHGRIAQNGETGPCPAPSG from the coding sequence GTGCACGAGCGGGTACCGCGAGCGGGTCTGGTCAAGGTCTCCGCCGGGGACGACCGGTGCTCCGCCGCCGATCGGGTCGTGCGGCCGTCGGTGTTGCAGCTGCTGGAGCGGCTCGACGCCGAGCCCGCGCTGGTGATCGACCGCTGCGGCGAGGTGCTCGCACGGTCGACGGGCACCGACCGGCTCGGGCTCCCGGTGACGGCGAACATCGCCCGGTTCGTGGTCACCGATCCGCGCGCCGGGGACCTGCTCGACGACCGGGACGCACTCGCCGACGAGTGGGCCGCCCGGCTGCGCTCGGCGGCCGAGCTCGGCGACGGGCCGGCGGCGGCGCTCGCCGCCGAACTCGGGGCGGCACCGGGATCGGACTTCGGCGCGCGCTACCGCGCCGCCGTCCGGATCCCGGCCTGGTCGGGGACCGAACGCTGGTCCGGGCGGAGCTGGCACTACGAGGCACCGGAGCTGCCCGGGACCCCCGAGCACCGGCTGCTGGTCTACCTCTCGGACTCCTCCCACCACGGCCGGATCGCCCAGAACGGCGAGACCGGGCCGTGCCCGGCGCCCAGCGGGTAG
- the thiD gene encoding bifunctional hydroxymethylpyrimidine kinase/phosphomethylpyrimidine kinase: protein MAEPTVGTTPPRVLTIAGTDSGGGAGIPADLRAFAACGVHGCVAVCAVTVQNTVGVTGVHTIPVETIAGQIASVAADIGLQAAKTGMLANAEIIEAVAAACDEHGIGRDRATPLVVDPVAASMHGDPLLAAEALDAYRHTLFPRATLITPNLDEIRLLVEHDVHDRDGQYAAAKALHALGAGAVLVKGGHLAEDTDGCLDLLFDGDTFVELPGPRFATGNTHGGGDSLAASIASGLARGLDLESAVRFGKRYIVDAVRHSYPLGAGHGPVSPFWAIRPWWEESER from the coding sequence ATGGCCGAACCCACCGTCGGTACGACCCCGCCACGGGTGCTGACGATCGCCGGCACCGACTCCGGGGGCGGCGCCGGCATCCCGGCCGACCTGCGGGCGTTCGCCGCCTGCGGGGTGCACGGCTGCGTCGCGGTGTGCGCGGTGACCGTGCAGAACACCGTCGGTGTCACCGGCGTGCACACGATCCCGGTGGAGACGATCGCCGGGCAGATCGCGAGCGTCGCGGCCGACATCGGGCTGCAGGCCGCGAAGACCGGGATGCTGGCGAACGCCGAGATCATCGAGGCCGTCGCGGCGGCCTGCGACGAGCACGGGATCGGCCGGGACCGGGCGACCCCGCTGGTCGTCGATCCGGTCGCGGCGTCGATGCACGGCGATCCGCTGCTCGCCGCCGAGGCGCTGGACGCCTACCGGCACACCCTGTTCCCGCGGGCCACCCTGATCACCCCGAACCTGGACGAGATCCGGCTGCTCGTCGAGCACGACGTGCACGACCGGGACGGTCAGTACGCCGCCGCGAAGGCGCTGCACGCGCTCGGCGCCGGCGCCGTCCTGGTCAAGGGCGGGCACCTGGCCGAGGACACCGACGGCTGCCTCGATCTGCTCTTCGACGGCGACACCTTCGTCGAGCTGCCCGGCCCGCGTTTCGCCACCGGCAACACGCACGGCGGCGGCGACTCGCTCGCGGCGTCGATCGCGTCCGGACTGGCCCGCGGGCTCGATCTGGAGTCCGCCGTCCGGTTCGGGAAGCGCTACATCGTCGACGCCGTGCGGCACTCCTACCCGCTGGGCGCCGGGCACGGCCCGGTCTCGCCGTTCTGGGCGATCCGGCCGTGGTGGGAGGAGTCCGAGAGGTAG